Below is a window of Streptomyces spongiicola DNA.
ACCGTCTGCTGCGCGGACGGCGGATGGCAGTCCCCGGCACCCTCGTGGAACGGGCGTCCCCGGAGCCGGAGACGCTCCGTCGCGGGCCCCGACGCCAGGAAACGTGCCAGCCACAACCGGTTCGATCCCGGCTCCAGCCTGTGGTCGAGCACCACCCGGACCCGGGCGTGGTCGTCAACGGCGACCACGGTCCCGGGCACACAGGTGCCGGCGGGCGTACCGCCCTCCGCGGAGGACAGCTCCACCACCCAGCGGCCGTCGTCCAACCGGGTGGAGAACCGCAGGGTCACCGGTTCCGATCCGGCCCGGCCGTCGACCTTGGGGGGTGCGGTCGCGGAGGTGTTCACCACCAGGACGTCCAGCGGGCGCAGCAGGCGGGGCAGTTCGGAGAAGTGATGGTGGGTCACCTCGCCCGACGCCTTCCTCCCCACCAGCAGCCTCACGTCGCCACGGTCGACACCGTGCTCCTCCGGCGGCACGTTCGCCTTCAGGTTCGCGGGTAGGGAGAAGTTCCCGCGGGAGAGGCCGGTGCTCCCGCGGGCCGGTGGCCTCCGCCCGCCGCGCTGCGTATCGGGAGCGGAGGCGGAGGTGCCGTCGGTGGGGCCGGTGCCGTTGGTGCCGTTGGTGCCGTCGGTGGGGCCGGCGGGGTCGGTGCTGTTAGTGCCGTCGGTGGGGCCGGTGGGGCCGGTGGGCAAGGAGGTTCCCGCCCCGGCGCCCCGGAGGATCTCGGCCGTGTCGTAGTGGCCGGACGGGGCGCCGTGCTCCAGCAGCTCCAGCAGGGCGGGGACCTGCGTGTGGTCGTCGGAGTCGACGGTCCAGACGCGCACGAGCGGTTCCTCGATCGCGATCTCGGCCGCCAGCCGGTCCAGCGCCGCCTTGACCGCGTCGTACCCGCCGTGGGGGCCGCCGGGCTCCGCGCCGGTGTGGGGGCTGACGGCCGCAACGACGCCTCGCGACTCCCGCAGGAGCGGCAGAGCCGTGCGGAGCAGACCGAGGGGTGCCAGTACGGTCACGTCCAGCAGGCGGCGGAACGCGTCGGGTGGCTGGTCGCACAGCGCGAGCGGCGGCCGAACTCCGGCGTTGCTCACCAGGAGGTCGAGCCCTCCGAGGCCGCGGGCGGCCTCGACGAGCGCCGTCTGGTGGCTCTCGTCGCGGACGTCTCCGGCCAGCGCGGTCACGGGAGTCCTCGCCGAGGCTCCGACGCCGTCCACGGCACCGGCGTCGGCGGTGTCCAGCACCAGCGACCAGCCCCGGCCGTGCAGCCGACGGGCCAGCTCGAGAGTCGGCGCGTCCAGGGAGCCCGCGATGACCGCAGTGCGCATGCCACTCTCCAGACTCTGCGCCCCGCTTCTCATCGTATGCCCCTCCCGGGCGGTTCGTGGGCGGTGCTCCGTCCACCGACGATCCTGGAAGGCCCGCGGCGGCCACGTGCCCGCGTCGCCGAACCGATTGCGCGGCGGCCCCTGGGGCGGGACGCGCCACCGGCCCCGCCGTGCGGTGGGCCGGCGTCCCTCCGGTCCCTGCGCCGTCGGTCCCTGTGCCGTGCCGGGCCGACCGCGTACCCCGCGGGCAGGTCGCCCGCTGCGGGTTCCGCGAGCCGCCGGACCCTCCGGTCACGGCAGGGGTGCCGCCCCGGGCCCCGGCCGCCCGCCGCCGCGTCGCCCCGCGTCGCACTCGGCGAGCGGCCCCGGGTAGGCGCAGCCCCGGGCCCCGGCCCCCGCCGCCCCGGCGGACGGCGGATCCCGCCGGGACGCCCCCGCTCCCCGGCTCTCCCGTTCCCCGGCTCTCCCGTTCTCCGTGTCGTCCGGGCGCCCGTGCCACAGGGGCACCGCGGCCAGCGCGCGACGCGGGCCTCGGTCTTGTCGAAGACGTCTACACCGTCTCCCCGGCGGGCACGCGGCAGTTGCCGAGCGTGGCGGTGGCGAGGCGGACGAGTGCCTCGTCCGCGGCACAGGGGTGGGCGCCGAGCGCCGCCTGGCGCGCGACGATGCCGCGCTCCGCGCGCATCAGCCGCCAGCCCCGCCGGAGCAGGAAGGGCACGGACTTGCGGCCTTCGCGCAGATCCCGCACCAGGCGGCGGCGGAAGGTCGTCGAGGGCCGTCCGCGCAGGCACAGGGCGTCCGCGAGGAGGCCCAGCTCCCGGCAGCGGTCCACGATGTCCGCGGCGAAGATGCCCTCCGCGACGAAGAGCGGGGTGCGGGAGATGTCGACGGTCTCGCGGCCGGTCCGGGAGCTGGTGGCGATGTCGTACACGGGGACCGTCGTCCGCCCCGTGCGGCACAGCTCGGCGACCGCGCGGACCGCGGCGTCGGCGTCCCAGGAGGCGGGGGAGTCCCAGTCGACGGCCGCGGTGCCGGCCATCAGCGGGAGGCTCGGGTCGTCGCCCTCCTTGTAGAAGTCGTCGAGGCGCAGCACCGGGAGGCCGGAACGCGCGGCGAGGGACGATTTTCCGGAACCGGAGGGCCCGGACAGCAGGACGACGCGCGTCGGCGGGGGTTGGGAACTCACGGGACACCAGTGTGAGGCATTGACCCGTGCGTGGGATCCCCCGGAGGTCCGGTTGGTATCGAGCGTCACATCGCAACTACGCTGCGTCGTCGAACGGTTACTTCTGGAGGCAGGATTCCCATGGCAGGCACGAAGTTGCTCAGGGCGGCCGGGCTGACCGTGACCGCGCTGGGCGCGGCGCTCGGCGCCGGGGCCGCACCGGCCCAGGCGGCGCCCGCGGACGGCCACGGCCCGGCGGCGGTGAACGCCCTCGCGGACACCGTCGGGTACGTCGGCGCACCCGTCGAGAGCATCCCGCTGAACCCGCTCGCGCACACCGGTGTGGACCCGCTCGACAACGGGGTCGGCACGCAGGTCGCCGACTTCCAGGCGCTGGACACCCGGTATGTCACCGGCTCGCTGGGCAGCCCACGGGAGATCCCGGTCGCCGGTCCGCTGCTCGGCGGGCTGATCCCGGGCTGATCCGGGGCTGGTCCGGGGCTGGTCCCCGGCTGGTTCCGGGTCGATCCGGGGCCGATCCCGGGCTGGTCCCCGGCTGGTTCCGATCCGGGGCCGATCCCGGGCTGGTCCCCGGCTGGTTCCGATCCGGGGCCGATCCCGGGCTGGTTCCGGGTCGATCCGGGGCCGGTCTCTCGGCGGGTTCCGGGTCGGTGGTGAGGATGCGCCGTGGCTTCGGCGGTGAGGACGAGCGGTCGCTGCGCCGCCGGGTCCGCACCATGGCCGACGGGGAGCGGCACGGCGGGCCCGCGGGGGCTCGCCCCCGCGGGCCCGCCGCCGTGCGGCGGGACGCGCGGCAGGTGCGCCGCGCGTCCCGCCGACGGGGACGCGTCAGTAGGCGGAGCCGGAAGCCCCCAGTGAACCCGTCGGGTGCCAGACCGTCTTGGTCTCCAGGAAGGCCGTCATCCGGTCCGTGCCGGGATCGGCCGTCCAGTCCTCCGCGCGGGGCCGCAGCACCCGCTTGAGGTTGTCCGCCGCGGCGACCTCCAACTCCCCGGCGAGCTGCGCCCCGGCCCCGGAGAGGTCGATCGCGTTGACGTCCTGGTGCGCGGCCAGCGGGGCGGCGATCTCCGCCGTGCGGCCGGACAGGATGTTGACCACCCCGCCGGGAAGGTCGGACGTGGCCAGCACCTCGCCCAGCGACAGCGCGGGCAGCGGCGCCCGCTCCGAGGCGACGGCCACGACCGTGTTTCCCGTCGCGATCGCGGGGGCGATCACCGAGACCAGCCCGAGGAGGGACGACTCCTGCGGTGCGAGCACGGCGACGACACCGGTCGGCTCGGGCGTCGACAGGTTGAAGTACGGGCCCGCTACCGGGTTCGCCCCGCCGGCGACCTGGCCGATCTTGTCCGTCCAGCCCGCGTACCACACCCAGCGGTCGATCGCGGCGTCCACGACCGCGCCCGCCTTGGACTTCGACAGTCCCTCGGCGGCGGCCACCTCGCGGACGAACTGCTCCCTGCGGCCCTCCAGCATCTCGGCGACGCGGTAGAGGACCTGGCCCCGGTTGTAGGCCGTGGCACCCGACCAGCCGCCGAACGCCTTGCGCGCGGCGACGACCGCGTCCCGGGCGTCCTTGCGGGAGGAGAGGGGCGCGTTGGCCAGCCACTCGCCCTCGCCGGAGCCCTCGCCGGCGACCCCGCTCTTGCCCTTGCCCGCCGCGCCGGCGGCTGATGTCGCCCTGGTCACCTCGTACACCCGGCCGCTCTCGCTGCGGGGGAACCTGCCCCCGACGTACAGCTTGTAGGTCTTGAAGACGGACAGACGCGTCGGCTCAGACATCGAGGTAGGCCTCCAGACCGTGGCGGCCGCCCTCGCGGCCGAAGCCCGACTCCTTGTATCCGCCGAACGGCGAGGTCGGGTCGAACTTGTTGAAGGTGTTGGCCCACACGACTCCGGCGCGGAGCCTGTTCGCCACCGCGAGGATGCGCGAGCCCTTCTCCGTCCAGATGCCCGCGGAAAGGCCGTACTGGCTGTTGTTGGCCTTGGCGACGGCCTCGTCCGGGGTCCGGAACGTCAGCACCGAAAGCACCGGGCCGAAGATCTCGTCCCGGGCGACGGTGTGGGCCTGGGTGACGTTGGTGAACAGCGTCGGGGCGAACCAGTAGCCGGCCGACGGCAGTTCGCACGGGGCCGTCCAGCGCTCGGCGCCCTCCGCCTCACCGGTCTCGGCGAGGGCCGTGATCCGGGCCAGCTGCTCGGCCGAGTTGATGGCGCCGATGTCGGTGTTCTTGTCCAGCGGGTCCCCGAGGCGCAGGGTCGACAGCCGCCGCTTGAGGGAGTCCAGCAGCTCGTCGTGTACCGACTCCTGGACGAGGAGGCGGGAGCCCGCGCAGCAGACCTGGCCCTGGTTGAAGAAGATGCCGCCGACGATGCCCTCGACGGCCTGGTCGAGGGGGGCGTCGTCGAAGACGATGTTGGCGCCCTTGCCGCCCAGTTCCAGCGTGAGCTTCTTGTCCGTGCCGGCGACCTCGCGGGCGATGGCCTTGCCCACCGCGGTGGAACCGGTGAAGGCCACCTTGTTCACGTCCGGGTGGGCGACGAGAGCCGCGCCCGCGTCGCCGTAGCCGGGGACGATGTTGACGACGCCCTTGGGCAGTCCGGCCCGGCGGCAGACGTCGGCGAAGAAGAGCGCGGACAGCGGGGTGGTCTCGGCGGGCTTGAGGACCACCGTGTTGCCGGTGGCGAGCGCCGGGGCGATCTTCCACGCCAGCATCAGCAGCGGGAAGTTCCAGGGGATGACCTGGCCCGCGACGCCGAGCGGCCGCGGCTCGGGCCCGTACCCCGCGTGGCCGAGCTTGTCCGCCCAGCCCGCGTAGTAGAAGAAGTGCGCCGCGACCAGCGGGAGGTCGGCGTCGCGGGTCTCCCTGATCGGCTTGCCGTTGTCCAGCGTCTCCAGGACGGCGAACTCGCGCGAGCGCTCCTGGATGATCCGGGCGATGCGGAAGAGGTACTTGGCGCGCTCGGAGCCCGGCAGCGCGGACCACTTCGCGAACGCCCTGCGCGCCGCCCCCACCGCGCGGTCGACGTCCTCGGCGCCCGCCCGGGCGACCTCGGACAGGACCTCCTCGGTGGAGGGCGAGACGGTCTTGAAGACCCTGCCGTCGGCGGCGTCGGTGAACTCGCCGTCGATGAAGAGCCCGTACGACGGGGCGATGTCGACGACCGACCGCGACTCGGGCGCGGGTGCGTACTCGAACGCCGAAAGCTTGTCCATGGTCATGGGTCTCAGTCCACCGTCACGTAGTCGGGGCCGGAGTAGCGGCCGGTCGCCAGCTTCTGGCGCTGCATCAGCAGGTCGTTGAGCAGGCTGGACGCACCGAACCGGAACCAGTGGTTGTCCAGCCAGTCCCGGCCCGCGGTCTCGTTGACGAGCACCAGGAACTTGACGGCGTCCTTGCTGGTGCGGATGCCGCCGGCCGGCTTCACCCCGACCTGCACGCCGGTCTGCGCCCGGAAGTCGCGGACGGCCTCCAGCATGAGCAGGGTGTTGGCCGGGGTCGCGTTGACGGCGACCTTGCCGGTCGACGTCTTGATGAAGTCCGCTCCGGCCATCATGCCGAGCCAGGAGGCGCGGCGGATGTTGTCGTACGTGGAGAGCTCGCCGGTCTCGAAGATGACCTTCAGCCGGGCCGGGCCCGAGGCCTCCTTCACGGCGCGGATCTCCTCGAAGACCTTCAGATAGCCGCCCGCGAGGAAGGCACCGCGGTCGATCACCATGTCGATCTCGTCGGCCCCGGCCTCGACGGCGTCGCGGGTGTCCGCGAGCTTGACGTCCAGCGCGGCGCGGCCGGCGGGGAAGGCGGTGGCGACGGAGGCGACCTTCACGTCCGTCCCGGCCAGCGCGGCCTTGGCGGTGGCCGCCATGTCGGGGTAGACGCAGACGGCGGCGGTCGTCGGCGTGGTGCGGTCGGTCGGATCGGGATGGACGGCCTTGGCGGCGAGCGCCCGGACCTTGCCCGGGGTGTCCGCGCCTTCGAGCGTCGTCAGGTCGATCATCGAGATGGCCAGGTCGATGGCGTAGGCCTTGGCCGTCGTCTTGATCGAGCGGGTGCCGAGAGACGCGGCGCGCGCTTCCAGGCCGACAGGATCGACCCCGGGCAGCCCGTGCAGGAAGCGGCGCAGTGCGCTGTCGGACGAGGTCACGTCAGCGAATGCGGGTGCAATGGTGGGCATGGTCACCAGACCAGCATATCTACGCGCGTAGCAACATGTACAGGGGGCACCGGGGACTCGTCACCGGCCGCACCGGCCCGCCCTGGCCCGGGCCCTGGCCCGCACCGGCCCGCGCCCCGACCCGCACCGGCCCGCGCCCCGACCCGTACCGGCCCGCCAGGGGCCCATGCGGCAGAATCGTGGGCATGGACAACCCCCAGCAGCCGACCGCCGAGCCGGTCCACGCCGACCGCGCCTACCGTTCGCTTTCCGGTATCGCCGCCGGTGTGCTGCTGCTCGCACTCACCGGCTGGATCGGCGGTGACGCACTCGTCCGCGGCGAGGGGCTGACCCCGTGGGTCGCGTTCGCGGGGCTCCTGGTGCTGGTGCCGCTGATCGTCGCCTTCACGCTGCGGCCCGCGGTCTTCGCCAACGACGACCGGCTCCGCGTCAGGAACCCCTTCCGCACCATCGTCCTGCCCTGGCAGACGGTCGCGGACGTGCGCGCCGGGTACTCCAGCGAGGTCCTCACCGAGGACGGTGCCACGTACCAGCTGTGGGCCGTGCCGGTGTCGCTGCGGCAGCGCAAGACGGCCGCCCGCAGGCAGTCGAGGGCCGCGGCCGGGCGCGATTCCGACCGCACCCGGCCGGGAGGCGCCCTGGCCGGCGGCGGCGCGCCGCACGTGGCGCCCGGTGACCGGACGATCGCCGAACTCAGGGAGCTCTCGGAGCAGGCCGGGCACCGGCCGACCGCCGGAGGAGAACGGCGGGTGCGCTGGGCGTACGAGATCGCCGGCCCGGTCGTGGTGGGATCGGTCGCCCTGCTGGTCCTGCTCGCCGTCGGCTGACACTCCGCTCGCCGGTACCTCGCCGGTACCTCGCCGGTACCTCGCCGGTACCTCGCCGGTACCTCGCCGGTACCTCGCCGGTACGGCTGCGGGCGGGGTCGTGCACCCGTCAGGGCGGCCCCTGCCACACCAGTAGCAGATGCCCGCCCAGCCAGGCCGAGGACAGCACCGCCCCGCCCAGGACCAGCAGCGCCGCCGCCCTGCGGGCCCGCGCCACCGCCAGCGCGACCGGCAGCAGCAGCGGGAAGGCGGGAAGCAGGAACCGGGCCCGGGGGAAGTAGACGCCACCGCTGCCGAGGACGACGAGCAGCAGCACACCGGTGAACACCACCAGCACCAGCGGCTGCCGGTCGGCCAGGCACAGCAGGAACAGCCCGGTGGCCAGCACCAGGACCACGGAGACGAGCACCATCAGCAGATGCGGGTCCGCGTCGTACGCCAGGTGCCGGGTCAGTTCCTCCAGCGTCGCCCTTCCGCCGTCCCACACGTTGGTCCACCGCTGCTGCACGGCGAAGTAGCCGTCCCAGCGCCCGAGGCGGAGCCCCACCCAGGCCACATAGCCGCACCATCCCAGCGGGGCCAGCAGCGCCCCCGCGAGCGCACGCCGGCCGCGGGTGCGGACGAACGCGGTCAGCCCGGCCACCGCCACCGCCGCTGCGATCGCGACGCCCGTCGGCCGGGTGAGCCCGGCGAGGGCCGCGAGCCAGCCCGCCCAGAGCCAGCGGCCGGTGAGTGCCGCGTACAGCGACCAGGCCGCCAGCGCCGTGAACAGCGACTCGGTGTAGCCCATCCACTGGACGACGGCCACCGGCATCGCGCCCCAGAGCACCGCCAGCACGGTTCCGGTCCGCCGTCCGTGCAGCCGGTCGCCGACGGCGAAGACGCCCCACGCCGCGGCGAGTGACGCCACCACGGCGATGGCCAGGGCCGCCGAGGCGGGGCTGCCCGGCGTCACCGCGGAGACGGCCCTCACCAGCAGCGGGTAGAGCGGGAAGAACGCCAGGTTGCTGGTGTTCGGCGCGGTGCCCAGCTCGTGATGGTAACCGCGGTCCGCGATGCCCAGGTACCACTGGCTGTCCCAGGAGGCGGCCAGCGCCGGCCAGAGGCTCTCGCCCTTGAGGTGCGCCCACCGCGCGAGCACCAGAAGCCCCGTCAGCCGCACCGCGAGATAGCCGAGCAGTGCCGGGGCAGCCCGGTCCAGGGCGCGGAGCAGCCTGCTCTGCCGACCGGGAGCGGCGCCGCCTCCCGAGCCGGGGCCGCGGCGGGAGGCGGGGACGGTGGCGTGGTGGGTCGCGGTCGGGGGCACGGGGACTGCTCCGGTGTTCGGCGGGCGCTGGGGCGTGTGGCGAAGGTCCCTCCTGGCCCGCGGCGCCCGGCACGTACTCCCCCGTCACCCGGGCACGGGAGGTGCCCACGCGCCGCTCTGCCGGAGTCGTCCGAGTACGTCCGGTGCGAGGATGATCCTCCGGACCCTCCGTCTCGCGATCGCACGCACCGGACGCCGCAGGCCCCGCCCTGCGGGCGGACGGAGCCACCTTCCCAACACGCCCTTACCGCCACCCTCGCCCGCCGGGTACGGAGGGGCAGGGGCCGGTAGGTCGGTTGCCGTAGGGAAATCACCCGCAGGAACACCCCGCCCGGGTACGGCTCCTGCCCGACCCGACCCGACCCGACCCGACCCGACCTGATCTGACCCGGCTCGGCCCGCCGCGTATGCTCCGCCGCCGCGTGCGGTGCCCCGCCCCCGCCCCGCGCCCGGCCCTCTTCGTGCCCGGGTTCCGCACCTGCCCGGGTTCCGCACCTGTTCCGCACCTGCCCGGCTCCCGCCCGCGCCGGTCGCAGGCCCGCGCCGCATCGGTCCGGGTCCGGGTTCGTGTGCGCGCCCGAGCCCGAGCCCGCGCCCGTGCCCGTGCCCGTGTGCGTGTCCGCGTCGGTACGACACGCGCGCCCGGTCCGCGCCCGGTCGGAACCCGCGTACGGTGCCCCGCTTCCGGACCCGAAGGGCCGTCAGATCCCGGCGGCCCGCGCCAGGTCCCGCTTGACGGCCGCGAGGACCTCGGCGGCACGGGCCCGCGCGGCCGGCAGCCCGCTCGGCCCGGCGACCGGCACCACGACCTCCAGGTAGCACTTGAGCTTGGGCTCGGTGCCGCTGGGGCGGACGATGACCCGGGCGTCGTACTCGCCCTCCAGGTAGTACCTCAGGCCGTCCGTGGGCGGCAGTGCCCCGGAGCCCTCCGAGAGGTCCTCCGCCGACGCCACGCGCAGACCGGCCAGGGCCGCGGGCGGCTTGTCCCGCAACCGTCGCATGGCCTCCGCGATGACGCCCGGATCCTCCACCCGTACCGACAGCTGGTCCGTGGCGTGCAGGCCGTGGGCGACGGCGAGGTCGTCCAGCAGGTCCGTGAGGGTGCGGCCCTCGGCCTTGAGTTCCGAGGCCAGTTCGGCGACCAGCAGTGCGGCGGTGATGCCGTCCTTGTCGCGTACGCCGTCCGGGTCGACGCAGTAGCCGAGGGCCTCCTCGTAGCCGTACCGCAGGCCCTCCGCCCGGGAGATCCACTTGAAGCCGGTCAGCGTCTCCTCGTAGCCGAGTCCCGCCGCCCGGGCGATCCGGCCGAGCAGCGACGAGGACACGATCGACGTGGCGAACGTGCCGCTCGCCCCCACCGCCGGGACGCCGTCCGACGTGCCGTCCGACGCGCTGTCGGAAGCCCCGTCGGAAGCCCCGTCCGAAGCGTGCGCCGACCCGCCCTTGCGGACGAGGTGCGCACCGAGCAGCACGCCGACCTCGTCGCCGCGGAGCATGCGCCAGCCGCCGTCCGCGGTCCCGTCGGGGACCGCCACCGCGCAGCGGTCGGCGTCGGGGTCGTTGGCGAGGACGATGTCCGGACCGGCCTCGCGCGCCTTCGCGAAGGCGAGGTCCATCGCGCCCGGCTCCTCCGGGTTGGGGAAGGCGACGGTGGGGAAGTCCGGGTCGGGCTCGGCCTGCTCGCCGACGAGTACGGGGGCGGGGAAGCCGGCCCGCTCCCAGGCCGCCAGCACCACGTCGGTGCCGACGCCGTGCAGGGCCGTGTGGACGACGCGGGCCGTCCGCGGCGAGTGCGGGCTGAGGACCGCGTCGGTGCGCTCCAGATAGGACCGCAGGACCTCGTCCCCGAGCGTCTCCCAGCCGTTCTCGGGACGCGGCAGGTCGTGGATGCTGCCGACCGCCTCGATCGCCGCGGCGATCGAGGCGTCGGCCGGGGGCACGATCTGCGCGCCGTCGCCGAGGTAGACCTTGTAGCCGTTGTCGCGCGGCGGGTTGTGGCTCGCGGTGACCTCGACACCGGCGACGGCGCCCAGGTGCCGGATCGCGAACGCGAGCACGGGTGTGGGCAGCGGGCGCGGCAGCAGCGCTGCGCGCAGCCCGGCGCCGGTCATCACGGCGGCGGTGTCACGGGCGAAGTCCGCCGACTTGTGGCGGGCGTCGTAGCCGATCACGACCAGACCGCCGGCGTGGCCCCGGGCCTTGAGGTACGCGGCCAGCCCGGCTGCCGCGCGGATCACGACGACGCGGTTCATCCGCATCGGCCCGGCCCCGAGCTCGCCGCGCAGACCGGCCGTGCCGAACTGCAGCGTCCCGGCGAACCGGGCGCCCAGCTCCGCCGTGTCCCCTGCGTCGATGATCCGGGCCAGCTCGTCCCGGGTCTCCGCGTCGGGGTCCTCGGCCAGCCAGGTCCGGGCCTGCGCGATCAGGTCCTGCGCCACGGTGATGTGCCTCTCTGAAGTCGTCGTGAGCGTGGGCGGCGCCGGCTGTGTCCCCTCCGGCGCCGGTGCCTGCGCCTGCCCGCCCGTCCCGGGCGGCGGCGGATTCCTCTGCGTCCCGGCCCGCCGCCGGGGCGCCGGGGGTGCGGGTCCGCGCCCGGCGCCGCTCCGGCTCCGAGGCGGGGACCCGTCAGATCCTGGCCAGTACCCGGGTCAGCAGCTCGCCCATCCGGGCCGCGGAGTCGCGTCCGGCCTGGAGCACCTCCTCGTGGTTGAGCGGCTCGCCCGAGAGCCCGGCCGCGAGGTTGGTGACCAGGGAGATCCCGAGCACCTCGGCACCGGCCTCACGGGCCGCGATCGCCTCGAGCACGGTGGACATGCCCACCAGGTCGCCGCCCATCACCCGGACCATGTTGATCTCGGCGGGGGTCTCGTAGTGCGGGCCTGGGAACTGGACGTAGACGCCCTCCTCGAGCGTCGGGTCCACCTCCTTGCACAGCGCCCGCAGCCTCGGCGAGTACAGGTCGGTCAGGTCCACGAAGTTGGCGCCGGCGATCGGGGACGCGGCGGTGAGGTTGATGTGGTCGCTGATCAGGACCGGCTGCCCGGGCCGCATGCCCTCGCGCAGACCGCCGCAGCCGTTGGTCAGGACGACGGTCTTGCAGCCGGAGGCCACCGCGGTGCGCACACCGTGCGCCACGGCGGCGACGCCCCGGCCCTCGTAGTAGTGCGTGCGGCCGAGGAAGACGAGTGCGCGCTTGTCGCCGATCCGGTACGAGCGGACCTTGCCGCCGTGGCCCTCGACCGCCGGGGGCGGGAAGCCGGGCAGCTCGGTGACCGGGAACTCGGCCTCGGGGGCGCCGAGGGCGTCGACCGCCGGCGCCCAGCCCGAGCCCATCACCAGGGCGACGTCATGGGTGTCGGCGCCGGTCAGCTCTCGCAGGCGCGCGGCCGCGGCGTCGGCGGCGGCATGGGGGTCCGGGGTAAGGGAAACGTTCACGGGAAAAGCCTAGCCTGAGAAACCCTACGCGCGTAGATGAGGATGTTCACGACTCCGCAACCCTTTCCTCGTGGAAACGCACAAGGAGTGTGCGGGGGCCCGCGCCGCGCCGTCCGCCGGTCGCGGCGGACCGGCTCCGCGCCCGGTCCGGACGCCCGGTCGCGGGGGCTCCCGGGGTCAGCAAGGACGCTTGCGCAGCTCCATCACATAGTCGTGCGGGGCGCCCGCCGACTCGGCCGCGTCGGCGATCTCGCCGAGGTAGCGGGCGGAGGGCAGGCCGCCCTCGTACCCGTTCAGTACGTACACCCAGGCCGGCTCCTCGCCGTCCAGCGTGTGCACCCGCAGGCGCATGCGCCGGTAGATGTCGAGCCCGACGCCCTCCCAGCGGTCCATCGAGTCCTCGTCGAGCGGGGCGATGTCGTACAGCGCGACGAACACCTGCGAGCGGGGGGCCTCCACGATCGTGGCCAGCGCCCCTTCCCAGCCCATCTGCTCGCCGCCGAAGGTCAGCCGCCAGCCGTTGAGCCAGCCCGTGCCGCGCAGCGGGGAGTGCGGTGCGCGGCGGGTCATCAGCCGCGCGTCGAGGTTGCCGGCGTACGCGGCGTAGAGCGACATGGGATCGAGGGTACGGGAGGGGAAGCCGTGGCCGCCCGCCCCGATGCCCCGGGGCGGGCGGCCGGGATACGTCGGCCCGGGGCGTGTCCGGGCGGGGGTGCGCGCGGGTGCGGGAGGGCGGGGACGGCCTGAGGTGGTCGGGGACGGCCGGGAACGGGCGAAGGCGGCCGGGAACGGCCGGAGGTGGTCGGGGACCGGCCGGG
It encodes the following:
- a CDS encoding phospho-sugar mutase → MAQDLIAQARTWLAEDPDAETRDELARIIDAGDTAELGARFAGTLQFGTAGLRGELGAGPMRMNRVVVIRAAAGLAAYLKARGHAGGLVVIGYDARHKSADFARDTAAVMTGAGLRAALLPRPLPTPVLAFAIRHLGAVAGVEVTASHNPPRDNGYKVYLGDGAQIVPPADASIAAAIEAVGSIHDLPRPENGWETLGDEVLRSYLERTDAVLSPHSPRTARVVHTALHGVGTDVVLAAWERAGFPAPVLVGEQAEPDPDFPTVAFPNPEEPGAMDLAFAKAREAGPDIVLANDPDADRCAVAVPDGTADGGWRMLRGDEVGVLLGAHLVRKGGSAHASDGASDGASDSASDGTSDGVPAVGASGTFATSIVSSSLLGRIARAAGLGYEETLTGFKWISRAEGLRYGYEEALGYCVDPDGVRDKDGITAALLVAELASELKAEGRTLTDLLDDLAVAHGLHATDQLSVRVEDPGVIAEAMRRLRDKPPAALAGLRVASAEDLSEGSGALPPTDGLRYYLEGEYDARVIVRPSGTEPKLKCYLEVVVPVAGPSGLPAARARAAEVLAAVKRDLARAAGI
- a CDS encoding purine-nucleoside phosphorylase; the encoded protein is MNVSLTPDPHAAADAAAARLRELTGADTHDVALVMGSGWAPAVDALGAPEAEFPVTELPGFPPPAVEGHGGKVRSYRIGDKRALVFLGRTHYYEGRGVAAVAHGVRTAVASGCKTVVLTNGCGGLREGMRPGQPVLISDHINLTAASPIAGANFVDLTDLYSPRLRALCKEVDPTLEEGVYVQFPGPHYETPAEINMVRVMGGDLVGMSTVLEAIAAREAGAEVLGISLVTNLAAGLSGEPLNHEEVLQAGRDSAARMGELLTRVLARI
- a CDS encoding gamma-glutamylcyclotransferase, whose translation is MSLYAAYAGNLDARLMTRRAPHSPLRGTGWLNGWRLTFGGEQMGWEGALATIVEAPRSQVFVALYDIAPLDEDSMDRWEGVGLDIYRRMRLRVHTLDGEEPAWVYVLNGYEGGLPSARYLGEIADAAESAGAPHDYVMELRKRPC